In Phlebotomus papatasi isolate M1 chromosome 1, Ppap_2.1, whole genome shotgun sequence, the following proteins share a genomic window:
- the LOC129799692 gene encoding uncharacterized protein LOC129799692, translating to MRILFIAIIGFMWLVPRVALIQTDQEADGLSEDKIREIQNLRQELNLEAKEQPRVSQKTLAEVDAIREEIMSAVQNKQYVHGSDPTNQLLNAAHLWGTLGNLFKRRRIASQQEDNVEHVAEDSDFHIQFPHLTQIYREVLQLDSVEEDMSFDLGDNVVYWKTLHQRKLGKHSLIGITNSSVVLLNETDGHYEFLKELELPSKPTNLEGFVQWDVNDRAAEGIVLVSIANELLWIDLGTDFDELTITWRWNLHKNITEVDFFSLMDEPMVILISEASLADGRTSADIYRFDYGKKDFWLVQTITLTTPANSVAVLENGPDLIIAIPQENVTELYKYIKDSNFNRHFVHFLNFDSPLVAHVASFRIGGHSHLAIGGINPQIWRLEDDTFESVEIRHNYFGMVDFWLPIVATTYRDDLIILVQHRIQLETHIMTKLEVLVWNGEFFSILPNVPCILSDIQSKFGISCMLDFDRDRGLEGATIIRHGKNISILVPRDDADSGLFVLNMEMKAAYHPEQEHLEEFKMMYDYFSTLSDYKDRVLEDSIDTIKNALKINEFNAISAEWTVKSLETSLFEDVSGMVKFGGDHKIAIGEKIWTLEDSKLDIPTISDTLNIMEDGLNNVMFEAVEKVQNRVNSARDSPVFSLGSILNNGRLSTEGMYILSQGTDSSDQQNPESNSREKRQINSTEDASIGEVIVKYLEVDSINGIPVSDLVFSGSNKIAIESDLIIDGPLEIEDVLLSGKVNGKFLQEEVIETESETYYRDILEFGSLDIKDDLVVHESVNGMDLDRFFEAFISPVFHDDVIADENITISGDLTFTTINGVNWEQFIQKIVMTNLPIRLGEMRVKGEVSFMDASRIDMLNKNIFPDSFLWASNGTSDRPSSVVITGQKKFKTLVASFVDAEGTINGVAVDNVITINSDQHIPGNTTFSDLQVVGNLEIDGKVHGKHLDKFLENPTLLETKFVRSACVFRDLRVEGNIIVNKSVNEIDLEKLLSDAIYTTDSTINVTSFKSFDNVIFNSGITLTSNILNGVSLNDYVTKDTEQELSIKEINGDIYFHSLDLDGLFNSVNITELDYNTIKLSGQQHTEAEIIFENDDLGDFVDVVAGNLEITDTINGFKKHDLIDISDDFVLNAEVEFEKLSVDHMEMHGNLTGEFLVNDINLDDFYRRRLSLSGEQTIDAPFYIEHAQIDSLNVSRINNFSIDHIESLLTIAENLEEVIKSGVVPIDFLTVHGNVNLEMVNGQNFSDLAANAIWLNETNVFSSEVNFLDKVIFHRDLFLEGKLNEKDIEYFIENIVQKSNDSIILSGHKTFKKGLYSIGDVNVDTINSLNVSSMLTQNKNNVIHGDLVISGNLTVKKLIFNGKINGYPVSNLMNIYSYDPIENFHHIYEDIHFADHPYVHNLVVDGCLNNLENVTEFMQGIQMKNQKSYNITGRKIFLKDVIIENSLHVNLVNGIDFQDFVDNVVLIDDPQSTAEIHGNVTYLSEIIESPEVFVRGNLTADTIMGCSPDHFISEAVWKDKDMELPMNITFDRGALNVESIESDFLNGIPMSKFITLHTEQEIEDILVMPNMVVNQPIRVDGFVNGKKLPEEHENTLMIYGDQIVETSVSFHQARVLNSLTTTGLVNNQNIRNVAFLNSDLMITTPVSFNHLKVKNVFTDHIISGINFTEWYEGVLWRKRNFNQTVSGRWVFKNFHIEESLEGDGSIDKIDFVHMMAHFSENRHKLAEKVEHTEKLYYEFCHKFNDLLHKSHHDICFFRYFEQDFTIREHGEKINSHLFYENNGQNFFIHSVGCRSKLHQWSSTDKRFNLLVTINTGQIDEWIHVEDSLGHAHLVANGPVNPKCNETGSSVWKWTGSNLFRVTQMDQHFNTILRSALHPGHFYAIDGKNVVTEYDIKGKAGEKWETFLGSTLRFIPPEVTSGLAVTDGKRIKVIQDRYARRRKRVTRSTDTTVSDYMTLGEDSGDSFVNLLMKYSDMIKSNKTLNTSESFDQNIFENEIVGDKLFDRFQDLMKQGSKTFVDTSFKIMEILNRYEKKDEEENKGYNEYVGDAAENSTNPGDFITKEEFLNTLRYVLLKKKFLIDVAMGALSEVDPPADENSTLSVIKVNATDLRSAELEEMAEDAIDFWLMELLMNDKINEIDGEEVKEPLEEVHLIQSLQKLNKTGNDASENFFSNSTPLHVNFPEEQNLTASIVSSDPMIIYSEGDPSFEELTGEFVALTVGHPLYRRKLIAAASRRKSTIRGPHDVINLYENRIGGTIFQTLSCQNPTGLTALHLRDETLLIFVEAGVDVQIYSYQGIMGFKKISQFHINSPALHLTTISLPVDGDYRVNYLVVTTKEEILFLEAKMMGNCRVDVEVNCDE from the exons ATGAGGATTCTTTTTATTGCAATCATCGGTTTCATGTGGCTGGTTCCACGTGTTGCACTCATTCAG ACTGATCAAGAGGCCGATGGATTGTCTGAGGATAAGATCAGGGAAATCCAAAATCTTAGGCAGGAACTCAATCTTGAGGCAAAAGAACAACCACGTGTCTCGCAGAAAACCCTCGCGGAAGTTGATGCAATTCGCGAAGAGATCATGAGTGCGGTGCAAAACAAGCAATATGTTCACGGAAGTGATCCCACAAATCAACTTCTCAATGCTGCCCATCTTTGGGGAACTTTGGGAAATCTTTTCAAGCGTCGTCGAATTGCCTCTCAACAGGAAGATAATGTTGAACATGTGGCAGAAGACTCTGATTTTCACATTCAATTCCCTCATTTAACACAGATATATCGGGAAGTCCTTCAATTGGACTCTGTGGAGGAGGATATGAGCTTTGATTTGGGCGACAATGTTGTCTATTGGAAAACTCTGCATCAGCGAAAACTGGGAAAACACTCTCTTATCGGTATCACTAATTCCAGTGTGGTGTTGCTGAATGAGACAGATGGGCACTATGAATTCTTGAAGGAGCTGGAACTCCCTTCGAAGCCCACAAATCTCGAGGGATTCGTTCAGTGGGATGTGAATGATAGAGCAGCTGAGGGAATTGTGTTAGTTAGTATTGCCAATGAACTACTTTGGATTGATTTGGGAACAGATTTCGATGAACTTACAATAACCTGGCGATGGAATCTCCATAAGAATATCACGGAAGTGGATTTTTTCTCATTAATGGATGAACCAATGGTAATCTTAATTAGTGAAGCATCTTTAGCAGATGGAAGAACATCTGCAGATATCTATCGATTTGACTATGGAAAGAAGGATTTCTGGCTGGTTCAGACAATCACTCTTACAACTCCCGCCAATTCTGTGGCTGTTCTCGAGAATGGACCCGATCTGATCATTGCCATTCCCCAGGAAAATGTTACAGAACTGTACAAGTACATCAAAGATTCCAATTTCAATCGTCATTTTGTCCACTTCCTGAACTTTGATTCCCCTCTTGTGGCTCATGTTGCGAGTTTTCGCATCGGAGGGCATTCCCACTTGGCCATTGGGGGTATTAATCCACAGATTTGGCGCCTTGAGGATGATACTTTTGAATCTGTGGAGATTCGTCACAATTACTTTGGCATGGTGGATTTTTGGCTACCAATCGTGGCAACAACATATCGAGATGATCTTATCATCCTTGTGCAGCACCGTATCCAGCTGGAGACTCATATTATGACCAAATTGGAGGTTCTTGTGTGGAATGGAGAATTTTTCAGTATTCTCCCGAATGTACCTTGTATACTCTCAGATATTCAGTCTAAGTTTGGAATTAGTTGCATGCTGGACTTTGATAGAGATCGAGGACTTGAGGGGGCAACTATCATTCGgcatgggaaaaatatttccattttagTGCCACGAGATGATGCAGATTCTGGACTCTTTGTGCTCAACATGGAAATGAAAGCTGCCTATCATCCGGAACAGGAGCATTTGGAGGAATTTAAGATGATGTACGATTACTTCAGCACTCTCAGTGATTACAAAGACAGAGTTCTTGAAGATTCCATTGATACCATAAAAAATGCCTTGAAAATTAATGAGTTCAATGCCATTTCGGCTGAATGGACGGTGAAATCCCTGGAAACAAGTTTATTTGAGGATGTATCAGGCATGGTGAAATTCGGAGGGGATCATAAAATTGCCATAGGAGAGAAAATCTGGACTTTGGAGGATTCCAAACTGGATATTCCTACAATCTCAGACACATTGAATATCATGGAAGATGGTCTCAATAATGTAATGTTTGAGGCTGTAGAAAAAGTTCAGAATCGGGTCAACAGTGCTAGGGACTCTCCTGTATTTTCTCTGGGAAGTATCCTGAACAATGGAAGATTGTCGACAGAAGGGATGTATATCCTTAGTCAAGGCACCGATTCATCTGACCAGCAGAATCCAGAGAGCAATTCCCGTGAAAAACGACAGATAAACTCCACGGAAGATGCTTCAATTGGAGAAGTAATAGTGAAATATCTCGAAGTAGACTCTATCAATGGAATCCCAGTCAGTGATCTTGTTTTCAGTGGGAGTAATAAAATTGCCATAGAAAGTGATTTGATAATTGATGGTCCGTTGGAGATTGAAGATGTGTTACTGAGTGGAAAAGTAAATGGCAAGTTTCTGCAAGAGGAAGTAATTGAGACGGAAAGTGAGACATACTACAGAGATATTTTGGAATTTGGCTCACTAGACATTAAAGATGATCTTGTGGTGCATGAGAGTGTCAATGGGATGGATCTTGATCGATTCTTCGAGGCATTCATCTCACCAGTCTTTCATGATGATGTGATTGCAGATGAGAATATTACAATTTCCGGAGATCTTACCTTTACCACAATCAACGGAGTCAATTGGGAACAATTCATCCAGAAGATTGTCATGACGAATCTCCCAATCAGGCTCGGGGAAATGCGAGTTAAAGGG GAAGTGTCCTTTATGGATGCCTCAAGAATTGATAtgctcaacaaaaatattttcccagATTCATTTTTATGGGCATCCAATGGTACTTCTGATAGACCCTCCTCGGTAGTTATTACCGGTCAGAAGAAATTCAAGACACTCG ttgCTTCTTTCGTGGATGCGGAGGGAACGATAAATGGAGTGGCAGTAGACAATGTGATCACTATTAATTCTGACCAACACATCCCGGGAAATACGACTTTCAGTGATCTGCAAGTTGTGGGGAATTTGGAAATTGATGGGAAAGTCCATGGGAAGCATTTGGATAAGTTTCTGGAGAATCCAACATTACTGGAGACCAAATTTGTGAGATCAGCTTGTGTGTTTCGCGATTTGAGAGTTGAGGGTAACATCATAGTCAATAAGTCTGTCAATGAAATTGATCTTGAGAAACTTTTGAGTGATGCTATTTATACAACAGACAGCACTATCAATGTGACCTCTTTTAAGTCATTTGATAATGTGATCTTCAACTCTGGGATTACACTGACGTCGAATATTTTGAATGGTGTTTCCCTCAATGACTATGTCACCAAAGACACAGAACAGGAACTCTCTATCAAGGAGATAAACGGTGATATCTATTTCCATTCACTGGATCTCGATGGTTTGTTCAATTCTGTGAATATCACAGAATTGGATTACAACACAATCAAATTATCCGGTCAACAGCATACGGAGGCGGAGATTATATTTGAGAATGacgatctgggagactttgtaGATGTTGTGGCCGGAAATCTAGAAATCACTGATACAATCAATGGTTTTAAAAAGCACGATTTAATTGATATCAGTGATGATTTTGTTCTCAATGCTGAAGTGGAATTCGAGAAGCTCAGTGTTGATCATATGGAGATGCATGGCAATTTAACTGGAGAATTTCTGGTCAATGACATCAATTTGGATGATTTCTATCGACGACGATTGAGTTTGTCCGGAGAACAGACCATTGATGCACCTTTTTACATTGAACATGCACAAATTGATTCACTCAATGTCAGCAGaatcaataatttctcaattgatCACATTGAAAGTCTCCTGACGATTGCTGAGAATCTCGAAGAAGTCATTAAGTCCGGAGTGGTGCCCATTGATTTTCTCACAGTTCATGGAAATGTAAATTTAGAGATGGTTAATGGGCAGAATTTCAGTGATCTTGCAGCAAATGCCATTTGGCTCAATGAAACAAATGTCTTCAGTAGCGAAGTGAACTTCCTGGACAAGGTCATATTTCACAGGGATTTGTTCTTAGAGGGGAAACTCAATGAGAAAGATATTGAGTATTTTATTGAGAACATTGTGCAGAAATCAAATGATTCCATTATTCTTTCTGGTCACAAGACCTTCAAAAAGGGTCTATATTCCATTGGGGATGTTAATGTGGACACTATAAATAGCCTCAATGTATCCAGCATGCTGACCCAGAACAAAAACAATGTAATTCACGGTGATCTTGTTATCAGTGGAAATTTAACAGTTAAAAAGTTGATATTCAATGGAAAGATAAATGGATATCCAGTATCCAATCTCATGAACATCTACTCGTACGATCCTATTGAAAATTTCCATCATATTTATGAAGATATTCACTTCGCGGATCATCCCTATGTTCACAATTTAGTGGTTGATGGATGTCTCAATAATTTAGAGAATGTAACAGAATTTATGCAAGGCATACAGATGAAGAATCAAAAATCCTACAATATAACAGGAAGAAAAATCTTCCTGAAGGATGTCATCATTGAAAATTCTCTCCATGTAAACCTTGTCAATGGcattgactttcaggatttcgtGGACAATGTCGTGCTCATTGATGATCCGCAAAGTACTGCGGAAATTCATGGCAATGTGACCTACCTCAGTGAAATTATTGAGAGTCCAGAGGTTTTTGTTAGGGGAAACCTCACAGCAGACACCATTATGGGATGCAGTCCTGATCATTTCATCAGTGAAGCTGTTTGGAAGGACAAAGATATGGAGCTGCCCA TGAATATTACTTTTGACCGAGGAGCCCTCAATGTAGAATCAATTGAGAGTGATTTCCTAAATGGAATTCCCATGTCCAAATTCATTACTCTTCACACTGAGCAGGAGATTGAAGACATTCTCGTGATGCCTAACATGGTGGTTAATCAACCAATTAGAGTCGATGGGTTTGTCAATGGAAAGAAATTGCCGGAAGAGCATGAGAATACCCTTATG ATATATGGTGATCAAATAGTGGAGACTTCAGTAAGTTTCCACCAGGCTCGTGTGCTCAATTCTCTGACCACAACTGGCTTGGTGAACAATCAGAACATAAGAAATGTTGCTTTTCTCAATTCTGACCTTATGATCACAACTCCTGTGTCTTTTAATCATCTGAAAGTGAAGAATGTCTTTACTGATCACATCATTTCGGGAATTAATTTCACTGAATGGTATGAAGGTGTTCTGTGGAGGAAGAGAAATTTCAATCAGACTGTAAGTGGGCGGTGGGTGTTCAAAAACTTCCACATTGAGGAATCTCTCGAAGGGGATGGATCAAtagataaaattgattttgtccACATGATGGCCCACTTTAGTGAAAATCGACATAAATTGGCAGAGAAGGTGGAGCATACGGAAAAGTTATATTATGAATTTTGCCACAAATTTAATGATCTCTTGCACAAGAGTCACCACGATATTTGCTTCTTCCGGTATTTTGAGCAAGACTTTACTATCAGGGAGCAtggtgaaaaaatcaattcacaCTTGTTCTATGAGAACAATGGGCAGAATTTCTTTATCCACTCAGTTGGATGTCGCAGTAAACTCCATCAGTGGAGCTCTACTGATAAACGTTTCAATCTTCTGGTTACAATTAACACGGGGCAAATTGATGAGTGGATTCATGTGGAGGATTCACTGGGACATGCTCATTTAGTGGCAAATGGTCCGGTAAATCCAAAGTGCAATGAAACTGGTAGTTCTGTGTGGAAATGGACTGGGTCAAATCTGTTCAGAGTGACCCAAATGGATCAGCATTTCAATACCATCTTGCGAAGTGCTCTCCATCCTGGCCATTTTTATGCCATTGATGGCAAAAATGTGGTCACTGAGTATGATATCAAGGGAAAAGCTGGGGAAAAATGGGAGACATTCCTGGGTTCTACACTGAGATTTATTCCACCGGAAGTTACTTCTGGTCTGGCAGTCACTGATGGAAAACGCATTAAAGTTATTCAGGATAGGTATgctagaagaagaaaaagagttaCTCGATCTACGGATACTACAGTCAGTGACTACATGACACTGGGAGAAGATTCCGGGGATTCTTTTGTAAATTTACTGATGAAGTACAGTGACATGATCAAGAGTAACAAAACTTTGAATACCAGTGAATCATTTGATCAGAACATCTTCGAAAATGAGATTGTCGGAGACAAATTATTTGACAGATTTCAGGATTTAATGAAACAGGGATCAAAGACATTCGTTGATACGTCTTTCAAGATCATGGAAATTCTCAATAGGTATGAAAAAAAGGATGAGGAAGAAAATAAGGGATACAATGAATATGTTGGTGATGCAgctgaaaattcaacaaatccTGGAGATTTTATAACGAAGGAGGAGTTTCTCAACACTCTTAGATATGTTTTGCTGAAAAAGAAATTCCTCATTGATGTTGCCATGGGTGCTCTATCAGAAGTTGATCCTCCGGCTGATGAGAACTCCACTCTGAGCGTGATTAAGGTCAATGCAACTGATCTAAGGAGTGCAGAATTGGAAGAAATGGCTGAAGATGCTATTGATTTCTGGTTGATGGAACTTTTGATGAATGATAAAATCAATGAGATCGATGGGGAAGAAGTGAAGGAACCTCTTGAGGAAGTTCACTTGATTCAGAGTTTGCAGAAATTGAATAAAACAGGAAATGATGCATCCGAGAACTTCTTCAGTAACTCGACTCCACTTCATGTAAATTTCCCAGAAGAACAAAATCTAACTGCTTCAATTGTATCCTCAGACCCAATGATCATCTACTCAGAGGGTGATCCGTCATTTGAGGAGCTTACAGGAGAATTTGTCGCTCTAACCGTTGGACATCCACTTTACCGGAGGAAACTCATTGCTGCTGCCTCGAGAAGGAAAAGCACCATTCGAGGACCGCATGATGTGATCAATCTGTATGAGAATCGCATTGGAGGTACTATCTTCCAGACCCTGTCATGCCAGAATCCTACTGGTCTTACAGCCCTGCATCTCAGGGATGAGACTCTCCTGATCTTCGTGGAGGCAGGTGTAGATGTTCAAATTTATAGCTATCAGGGTATTATGGGATTCAAAAAAATATCCCAGTTTCACATAAACTCTCCAGCACTTCATCTCACCACGATTTCTCTGCCAGTCGATGGGGATTACCGAGTGAATTACTTGGTAGTGACAACGAAGGAGGAAATATTATTCTTGGAAGCCAAAATGATGGGAAACTGTCGTGTTGATGTGGAAGTGAATTGCGATGAGTGA